Proteins from a single region of Negativicutes bacterium:
- a CDS encoding protease inhibitor I42 family protein — MNNKVKCLIIVGMCVSFLITLSFMNTAPVLAQHAVNKIEVVTAYDKAEVSAKVGDVIKITLNENTSTGYSWQIIDLPQQVELTEEIVIDDNPAGLVGAAHLKVFEFMIKESGVAKIKLNYTRVWEKNTDNVKNFELIVKSKK; from the coding sequence ATGAATAATAAAGTGAAATGTTTGATAATTGTGGGTATGTGTGTAAGTTTCTTAATAACTTTGAGTTTTATGAACACAGCACCGGTTTTAGCACAGCATGCTGTTAATAAAATTGAAGTTGTTACCGCGTATGATAAAGCTGAAGTTAGTGCCAAAGTGGGTGATGTTATTAAAATTACTTTAAATGAAAATACCAGTACGGGTTATTCTTGGCAAATTATAGATTTACCGCAACAAGTGGAGTTGACAGAGGAGATAGTTATTGATGATAATCCTGCGGGATTAGTTGGTGCAGCGCATCTAAAAGTGTTTGAGTTTATGATTAAAGAGAGTGGTGTTGCAAAAATTAAGCTTAACTATACTAGAGTCTGGGAAAAAAATACTGATAATGTTAAAAATTTCGAACTGATAGTAAAATCTAAAAAATAG